A single genomic interval of Rhodopseudomonas palustris harbors:
- a CDS encoding xanthine dehydrogenase family protein molybdopterin-binding subunit produces the protein MVPTKLAPAKFGVGQSVLRKEDDPLIRGKGRYTDDVAPASTAYALMLRSPHAHATFKLDATAARALPGVLTILTADDVADLGGLPCLFNLPDTPFKGPDYPILARDEVRHVGDAIAFVVADTIAHARDALEAIAVEWSPLPAVIGAARAVEPGAPQVWPDHAGNVLFDAGIGNKKATEEAFAKAHAVAEIRIVNPRIVTNYMETRAAVCEYDAKRDHFTLTVGSQGSHRLRDILCQTVLKIPVEKMRVVCPDVGGGFGTKLFPYREYALLAVAAKKLRKTVKWTADRGDHFVGDSQGRDNVTTARMALAEDGKFLGMDVDLIGDVGAYLSTFGPYIPYGGAGMLPGLYDIQAFYCRIRTVFTHTVPVDAYRGAGRPEAAYVVERLVDACARKLAMSPDAIRRKNFIPPRKLPYKTATGKVYDSGDFTAHLKRAMEIGDWKDFGKRAKAAKKHGLVRGIGLASYVEVCGTMGEETAKVVLDPDGDITVLIGTQSSGQGHQTAYAQIVAEQFGVPQERVRVVQGDTDRIATGLGTGGSASIPSGGVSVQRATHQLGEQLRDIAADALETSAADLEIRDGTIRIAGTDRSITFADVAKRPGVDPAKLNASAAFSSADGTYPNGTHLVEIELDPATGKIRIVNYVIVDDFGVTLNPLLLAGQVHGGTIQGIGQALMEQAVYNAEDGQLITGSFMDYALPRAADGAPITFETHNVPCATNPMGVKGAGEAGAIGSCPAVMNAIIDALWREYRIDHIDMPATPERVWMAIREHERRHRL, from the coding sequence ATGGTTCCAACCAAGTTGGCTCCCGCCAAGTTCGGTGTCGGTCAGAGCGTGCTGCGCAAAGAGGACGATCCTCTGATTCGCGGCAAAGGCCGCTACACCGATGACGTCGCTCCGGCCTCGACCGCTTATGCGCTGATGCTGCGCTCGCCGCATGCCCATGCCACCTTCAAGCTGGACGCGACGGCGGCGCGCGCGCTGCCCGGCGTGCTGACGATTTTGACTGCGGACGACGTTGCCGATCTCGGCGGCCTGCCGTGCCTGTTCAATCTGCCGGACACCCCGTTCAAGGGGCCAGACTATCCAATCCTGGCGCGCGACGAGGTGCGCCATGTCGGCGATGCGATCGCGTTCGTGGTCGCCGACACGATTGCGCATGCGCGCGATGCACTCGAGGCGATTGCGGTGGAGTGGTCGCCGCTGCCGGCGGTGATCGGGGCTGCGCGTGCCGTCGAGCCGGGAGCGCCGCAGGTGTGGCCCGACCATGCCGGCAACGTGCTGTTCGACGCCGGCATCGGCAACAAGAAGGCAACCGAAGAGGCGTTCGCCAAAGCCCATGCGGTCGCGGAAATCCGCATCGTCAATCCGCGTATTGTCACGAACTACATGGAAACCCGCGCCGCGGTCTGTGAGTACGACGCCAAGCGCGATCACTTCACGCTGACGGTCGGCAGCCAGGGTAGCCATCGGCTGCGCGATATCCTGTGCCAGACCGTGCTGAAGATCCCGGTCGAAAAGATGCGGGTGGTCTGTCCGGATGTCGGTGGCGGGTTCGGCACCAAGCTGTTTCCCTATCGCGAATACGCGCTGCTCGCGGTGGCCGCCAAGAAGCTGCGCAAGACGGTGAAGTGGACCGCCGATCGCGGCGATCACTTCGTCGGCGACTCGCAAGGTCGCGACAACGTCACGACGGCACGGATGGCGCTGGCCGAAGACGGCAAGTTTCTCGGGATGGACGTCGATCTGATCGGCGACGTCGGCGCCTATCTGTCGACCTTCGGTCCGTACATTCCCTACGGCGGCGCCGGCATGCTGCCGGGGCTTTATGACATCCAGGCGTTCTACTGCCGCATCCGCACCGTGTTCACCCACACCGTACCGGTCGATGCCTATCGCGGCGCCGGGCGTCCCGAAGCGGCTTACGTGGTTGAACGTCTGGTCGATGCCTGCGCGCGGAAACTGGCGATGTCCCCGGATGCGATCCGGCGCAAGAACTTCATTCCGCCGCGCAAGCTCCCCTATAAGACCGCGACCGGCAAGGTGTACGACTCCGGCGACTTCACTGCGCATCTGAAGCGCGCGATGGAGATCGGCGACTGGAAGGACTTCGGCAAGCGCGCCAAGGCCGCCAAGAAGCACGGGCTGGTGCGCGGCATCGGGCTCGCCTCTTATGTCGAGGTCTGCGGCACCATGGGCGAGGAGACCGCCAAGGTGGTGCTCGATCCGGATGGCGACATCACTGTGCTGATTGGCACGCAGTCGAGCGGGCAAGGCCACCAGACCGCTTATGCGCAGATCGTCGCCGAGCAGTTCGGCGTGCCGCAGGAGCGGGTGCGGGTGGTGCAGGGCGACACCGACAGGATCGCCACCGGCCTCGGCACCGGCGGCTCGGCATCGATCCCGTCCGGCGGCGTCAGCGTGCAGCGCGCCACCCATCAGCTCGGCGAGCAGCTTCGCGACATCGCGGCCGACGCGCTGGAGACCAGCGCCGCCGACCTCGAAATCAGAGACGGCACCATCCGCATCGCTGGCACCGACCGCTCCATCACCTTCGCCGATGTCGCCAAGCGGCCCGGCGTTGATCCGGCCAAGCTCAACGCCAGCGCGGCGTTCTCCAGCGCCGACGGCACCTATCCGAACGGCACGCATTTGGTCGAGATTGAACTCGATCCGGCGACTGGCAAGATCAGGATCGTCAACTATGTCATCGTCGATGATTTCGGCGTCACGTTGAACCCGCTGCTGCTCGCCGGGCAGGTCCATGGCGGAACCATTCAGGGCATCGGCCAGGCGCTGATGGAGCAGGCGGTGTACAACGCCGAGGACGGCCAGCTCATCACCGGTTCGTTCATGGACTACGCGCTGCCACGCGCGGCCGATGGCGCGCCGATCACTTTCGAAACCCACAACGTGCCCTGCGCCACCAACCCGATGGGTGTCAAAGGCGCAGGCGAGGCGGGGGCGATCGGCTCCTGCCCGGCGGTGATGAATGCGATCATCGACGCGCTCTGGCGTGAATATCGGATCGATCATATCGACATGCCGGCCACGCCGGAGCGGGTGTGGATGGCGATCCGCGAGCATGAGCGCCGGCACCGTCTGTGA